One Rhizobiales bacterium GAS188 DNA window includes the following coding sequences:
- a CDS encoding transcriptional regulator, AsnC family produces the protein MKSTGLDGIDKRLLAELQRDVTLSLDELGERAGLSRNSCWRRLTRLDETGVVKARVALLDPAAVNAKLMVFIAVRTSRHSADWADRFRLAVKEIPEIVGAFRTAGEIDYILQARVPDVAAYDALYQKLIARIDMLDVSATFVMETMKDTTELPLGYA, from the coding sequence ATGAAATCAACAGGTCTCGATGGAATCGACAAACGCTTGCTCGCCGAGCTGCAGCGCGACGTCACCTTGTCGCTCGACGAGCTGGGCGAGCGCGCCGGCCTGTCACGCAACTCTTGCTGGCGACGCCTGACGAGGCTCGACGAGACCGGGGTGGTGAAGGCCCGGGTGGCCCTCCTCGATCCTGCGGCCGTGAATGCCAAGCTGATGGTCTTCATCGCGGTGCGCACCAGCCGCCACAGCGCCGACTGGGCCGACCGCTTCCGCCTGGCCGTCAAGGAGATCCCCGAGATCGTCGGCGCCTTCCGCACGGCCGGCGAGATCGACTACATCCTGCAGGCGCGCGTGCCGGACGTCGCCGCCTATGACGCGCTCTACCAGAAGCTCATCGCCCGCATCGACATGCTGGATGTGTCCGCAACCTTCGTCATGGAGACCATGAAGGATACGACCGAGCTCCCCCTCGGCTATGCCTGA